Proteins from one Embleya scabrispora genomic window:
- the infB gene encoding translation initiation factor IF-2, with amino-acid sequence MAKVRVYELAKEFGVESKVVMAKLQELGEFVRSASSTIEAPVVRKLTEALKTEGGPARRAPRPPASPGASQGAPSPQGAARPAPAPGPRPAGAPTPGPRPTPRPAPQGSTAPPVVPAAPAAEAAPAAPRQAERPAAQSGPRPGGAPAPGPRPAARPAERGPAERGQGDRGPAERGPRSDRPAAASSGPAAGSRPGPRPGGPGQGGPGGRPERGDRPERGERSSGPRTGGAPSAGGPRAGGPGQGGAPRPGGARPAGPRPGNNPFTSGSTGMPRPQAAGGGRPSPGGMPPRPQGPAAAGPRPGGSGGPAGPRPGGSAGPGGPRPNPGMMPNRPAPARGPGGPGRPGGAPGRPGPGGGGGRPAGAGGGGGRPGGGGGGFGGPRPGGGGGAPGRPGGGGGFAGRPGGGGRGGPGGRGGTQGAFGRPGGRPGRARKSKRQRRQEFDQMQAPSAGGVMAPRGNGRVVRMSRGASLTDFAEKINANPAALVQIMFNLGSMLTATQSVSDDELQTLGAELDFVIQIVSPEEEDRELLESFDLEWGEDEGDEDDLEARPPVVTVMGHVDHGKTRLLDAIRKTNVIAGEAGGITQHIGAYQVATTVNDVDRKITLIDTPGHEAFTAMRARGAKSTDIAILVVAADDGVKPQTIEALNHAQAAGVPIVVAVNKIDKEGADPTKVRGQLTEYGLVAEEYGGDTMFVDISAKQGMGIDDLLEAVVLTADAALELTANPHQEAQGIAIEGHLDKGRGPVATVLVQRGTLHIGDAIVVGEAYGRVRAMIDENGNNLTEATPSRPVMVLGLTSVPGAGDNFLVVEEERTARQIAEKRAARERNAVLARRSKRVSLEDLDKALKAGEMQQLNLILKGDGSGSVEALEDALLNLDVGEEVELRIIDRGVGAITESNVTLAMASDAIIIGFNVRPEGRARTMADREGVDIRFYSVIYQAIEEIEAALKGMLKPEFEEVQLGTAQIRAVFRSSKLGNIAGCMVTGGTIKRNTKARIIRQGAVVADNLNVEGLRREKDDVTEVREGFECGINLGSFNDIKVEDVIETFEMREKPRG; translated from the coding sequence GTGGCAAAGGTCCGGGTATACGAACTCGCCAAGGAGTTCGGAGTCGAGAGCAAGGTCGTCATGGCCAAGCTCCAAGAACTCGGTGAGTTCGTTCGTTCGGCGTCCTCGACGATCGAGGCGCCGGTTGTTCGCAAATTGACGGAAGCACTCAAGACGGAAGGCGGGCCCGCCCGCCGCGCCCCGCGTCCGCCGGCCTCGCCCGGTGCGTCGCAGGGTGCCCCCTCCCCGCAGGGCGCCGCGCGCCCTGCCCCCGCTCCGGGCCCGCGCCCGGCGGGTGCGCCGACGCCGGGCCCGCGCCCGACGCCGCGCCCGGCCCCCCAGGGCAGCACCGCCCCGCCCGTGGTGCCGGCCGCGCCGGCCGCGGAGGCGGCTCCGGCCGCCCCGCGTCAGGCGGAGCGTCCCGCGGCACAGTCGGGTCCGCGTCCGGGCGGCGCGCCCGCTCCGGGTCCGCGTCCGGCCGCACGTCCCGCCGAGCGCGGTCCGGCCGAGCGTGGCCAGGGCGACCGCGGCCCCGCCGAGCGCGGTCCGCGTTCGGACCGTCCCGCCGCGGCCTCCTCGGGTCCGGCGGCGGGCAGCCGTCCGGGTCCGCGTCCGGGTGGTCCCGGTCAGGGCGGCCCCGGTGGTCGTCCCGAGCGTGGTGACCGTCCCGAGCGCGGCGAGCGTTCGTCCGGTCCGCGTACCGGCGGCGCACCGTCCGCCGGTGGCCCGCGTGCCGGTGGTCCCGGTCAGGGTGGTGCCCCCCGTCCGGGTGGCGCGCGTCCGGCCGGCCCGCGTCCGGGCAACAACCCCTTCACCTCGGGCAGCACCGGTATGCCGCGGCCGCAGGCCGCCGGCGGCGGTCGCCCCAGCCCGGGCGGCATGCCGCCGCGTCCGCAGGGTCCTGCGGCCGCCGGCCCGCGTCCGGGTGGTTCGGGTGGTCCCGCGGGCCCGCGTCCGGGTGGTAGCGCAGGCCCCGGTGGCCCGCGTCCGAACCCGGGCATGATGCCCAACCGTCCGGCGCCCGCGCGTGGCCCGGGTGGTCCCGGCCGTCCGGGCGGTGCGCCCGGACGTCCCGGTCCCGGTGGCGGCGGCGGTCGTCCGGCGGGTGCCGGCGGCGGTGGCGGTCGTCCCGGTGGTGGCGGTGGCGGCTTCGGCGGTCCCCGTCCCGGCGGTGGCGGCGGCGCTCCGGGTCGTCCCGGTGGCGGCGGCGGCTTCGCCGGTCGTCCCGGCGGCGGCGGTCGTGGCGGCCCGGGTGGTCGCGGCGGCACGCAGGGCGCGTTCGGTCGTCCCGGTGGGCGTCCGGGCCGCGCGCGCAAGTCGAAGCGTCAGCGTCGTCAAGAGTTCGACCAGATGCAGGCTCCGTCCGCCGGTGGCGTGATGGCTCCTCGCGGCAACGGGCGGGTCGTCCGGATGTCGCGCGGTGCCTCGCTCACCGACTTCGCGGAGAAGATCAACGCGAACCCGGCGGCACTGGTCCAGATCATGTTCAACCTGGGCTCGATGCTGACCGCGACGCAGTCGGTGAGCGACGACGAGCTGCAGACCCTCGGGGCCGAGCTCGACTTCGTGATCCAGATCGTCTCCCCGGAGGAGGAGGACCGCGAGCTGCTCGAGTCCTTCGACCTCGAATGGGGCGAGGACGAGGGCGACGAGGACGACCTCGAGGCGCGTCCGCCGGTGGTCACCGTCATGGGTCACGTCGACCACGGCAAGACCCGCCTGCTCGACGCGATCCGCAAGACGAACGTGATCGCGGGCGAGGCCGGCGGCATCACCCAGCACATCGGTGCCTACCAGGTCGCGACCACGGTCAACGACGTCGACCGCAAGATCACCCTGATCGACACCCCCGGTCACGAGGCGTTCACCGCCATGCGTGCCCGCGGCGCCAAGTCGACGGACATCGCGATCCTCGTGGTCGCGGCGGACGACGGCGTGAAGCCGCAGACGATCGAGGCGCTCAACCACGCGCAGGCCGCGGGCGTGCCGATCGTGGTGGCGGTCAACAAGATCGACAAGGAGGGCGCGGACCCGACCAAGGTGCGCGGCCAGCTCACCGAGTACGGGCTCGTGGCCGAGGAGTACGGCGGCGACACGATGTTCGTCGACATCTCGGCGAAGCAGGGCATGGGCATCGACGACCTGCTGGAAGCGGTCGTGCTGACCGCCGACGCGGCTCTCGAGCTCACCGCCAACCCGCACCAGGAGGCCCAGGGCATCGCGATCGAGGGTCACCTCGACAAGGGCCGCGGCCCGGTCGCCACCGTCCTGGTCCAGCGCGGCACGCTGCACATCGGCGACGCGATCGTGGTCGGCGAGGCGTACGGCCGCGTCCGCGCGATGATCGACGAGAACGGCAACAACCTCACCGAGGCCACGCCGTCGCGTCCGGTCATGGTGCTCGGCCTGACCTCGGTGCCCGGCGCCGGTGACAACTTCCTCGTGGTCGAGGAAGAGCGCACCGCGCGGCAGATCGCCGAGAAGCGGGCGGCCCGGGAGCGCAACGCGGTCCTGGCCCGTCGGTCGAAGCGGGTCTCGCTGGAGGACCTGGACAAGGCCCTCAAGGCCGGCGAGATGCAGCAGCTCAACCTCATCCTCAAGGGCGACGGCTCCGGTTCGGTGGAGGCGTTGGAGGACGCGCTGCTCAACCTGGACGTCGGCGAAGAGGTCGAGCTGCGGATCATCGACCGCGGCGTCGGTGCCATCACCGAGTCCAACGTCACCCTGGCGATGGCCTCGGACGCGATCATCATCGGCTTCAACGTCCGGCCGGAGGGCCGGGCGCGGACGATGGCCGACCGCGAGGGCGTCGACATCCGCTTCTACTCGGTGATCTACCAGGCCATCGAGGAGATCGAGGCCGCGCTCAAGGGCATGCTCAAGCCCGAGTTCGAAGAGGTCCAGCTGGGCACGGCGCAGATTCGCGCGGTGTTCCGCTCCTCCAAGCTCGGCAACATCGCGGGCTGCATGGTCACCGGCGGGACGATCAAGCGCAACACCAAGGCGCGGATCATCCGGCAGGGGGCCGTGGTCGCCGACAACCTCAACGTCGAGGGCCTGCGCCGCGAGAAGGACGACGTCACCGAGGTCCGCGAGGGCTTCGAGTGCGGTATCAACCTCGGTTCGTTCAACGACATCAAGGTCGAGGACGTCATCGAGACGTTCGAGATGCGGGAGAAGCCGCGAGGCTGA
- a CDS encoding ferritin-like domain-containing protein, with product MSTPRPAPSGAAAVEVRALRDALDAEHAAVYGYGVAGGRLTGAARAQARTALDAHRARRDTITRLIADRGATAPPAAPAYTVPFPVATPADATRLAVYLEDGVALHLGALVAAAGSPLRAEAAGWLREAAVWGVRWRGASTPFPGLPEEGGSGTATAGGRT from the coding sequence GTGAGTACGCCGCGTCCGGCCCCGTCGGGGGCCGCCGCCGTCGAGGTGAGGGCGCTGCGCGACGCGCTGGACGCGGAGCACGCGGCGGTCTACGGATACGGCGTCGCGGGCGGGCGGCTGACCGGCGCCGCCCGGGCCCAGGCACGGACCGCGCTGGACGCGCATCGCGCCCGGCGGGACACGATCACCCGGCTGATCGCCGATCGGGGTGCGACCGCGCCGCCGGCGGCGCCCGCGTACACGGTGCCCTTCCCGGTGGCCACGCCGGCGGACGCGACCCGGCTCGCGGTGTACCTGGAGGACGGGGTCGCGCTGCACCTCGGCGCGCTGGTGGCCGCGGCCGGCTCACCGCTGCGGGCGGAGGCGGCGGGCTGGTTGCGCGAGGCCGCGGTGTGGGGGGTGCGCTGGCGGGGGGCGAGTACGCCCTTCCCGGGGTTGCCCGAGGAGGGTGGTTCGGGGACGGCGACGGCGGGGGGCCGCACGTGA
- the rimP gene encoding ribosome maturation factor RimP: MSTTTLDRLRELLEPVVSTLGVDLEEVSLTPAGKRRVLRVMVAADGGVDLDKVAEVSRAVSEVLDPSDVLGSLPYLLEVTTPGVDRPLTLERHWRRAADRLVLVQLHDGGTVTGRIGASDAEGVELDVDGTPRRLTWDEVAKAVVQVEFNRKGKDSATTAETEEDDEDDEDTGVEHDTDADDTMDEEA; this comes from the coding sequence ATGAGCACCACCACGTTGGACCGGCTGCGGGAGTTGCTGGAGCCGGTGGTATCGACCCTGGGCGTGGATCTCGAGGAGGTTTCCCTCACTCCCGCCGGCAAGCGGCGTGTGCTGCGCGTGATGGTGGCCGCCGACGGCGGCGTCGACCTGGACAAGGTCGCCGAGGTCAGCCGCGCGGTCTCCGAGGTGCTCGACCCGAGCGATGTGCTCGGCTCGCTGCCCTACCTGCTCGAAGTCACCACCCCCGGCGTGGACCGCCCGCTGACGCTGGAGCGGCACTGGCGCCGCGCGGCGGATCGACTGGTCCTGGTGCAGCTGCACGACGGCGGCACGGTGACCGGCCGGATCGGCGCGAGCGACGCGGAGGGCGTGGAACTGGACGTCGACGGCACGCCGCGGCGGTTGACCTGGGACGAGGTGGCCAAGGCCGTCGTACAGGTCGAGTTCAACCGCAAGGGCAAGGACTCGGCGACGACCGCCGAGACCGAAGAGGACGACGAGGACGACGAGGACACCGGTGTCGAGCACGACACCGACGCGGACGACACCATGGACGAGGAGGCGTAG
- a CDS encoding YlxR family protein, translated as MSGRRRARACPRTRSEEREISASPCRTCVGCRQRAAKADLLRVVAVEGVCVPDPRGRMPGRGAHLHPDPECLAQAERRKAFVRALRVPGPLDSAPLRAFLSGDGLSEVGRTGPAKRYLASRK; from the coding sequence ATGTCTGGTCGCAGGCGTGCCCGAGCATGCCCTCGTACAAGGTCGGAAGAGCGGGAGATTTCCGCTTCCCCGTGCCGAACGTGCGTGGGTTGTCGGCAGCGTGCGGCCAAGGCCGACCTATTGCGGGTCGTGGCGGTCGAGGGCGTTTGTGTCCCCGATCCCCGCGGCCGAATGCCCGGGCGGGGAGCGCATCTGCACCCCGATCCGGAGTGCCTGGCCCAGGCGGAGCGCCGCAAGGCGTTCGTTCGGGCTTTGCGCGTGCCGGGGCCGCTGGACTCGGCACCACTGCGTGCTTTTTTGAGCGGTGATGGGTTGTCAGAGGTCGGTCGGACAGGTCCAGCGAAGCGGTACCTCGCGAGTCGGAAGTAG
- the nusA gene encoding transcription termination factor NusA → MDIDMSALRGLEREKEIKFDLLVEAIESALLIAYHRTEGSLPKARVELDRASGHVTVWATETDEAGQRVREFDDTPDDFGRIAATTAKQVILQRLRDAEEEITFGEFAGREGEIVAGVVQQGKDNRNVLVDLGRIEAILPPQEQVPGERYAHGMRLRCYVVQVRRGPKGPSITLSRTHPNLVRRLFALEVPEIADGSVEIAAIAREAGHRSKIAVYSTRAGLNPKGACIGPMGARVRAVMAELNGEKIDIVDWSDDPARMVANALSPARVSKVEIVDLAARSARVTVPDYQLSLAIGKEGQNARLAARLTGWRIDIRPDTETTDSDDRTRSTEPGRGEER, encoded by the coding sequence GTGGACATCGACATGAGCGCCCTGCGCGGGCTCGAGCGCGAAAAAGAGATCAAGTTCGACCTCCTGGTCGAGGCCATCGAGTCGGCCCTGTTGATCGCCTACCACCGCACCGAGGGCAGCCTGCCCAAGGCGCGCGTGGAGCTGGACCGGGCAAGCGGTCACGTCACCGTATGGGCGACCGAGACCGACGAGGCCGGTCAGCGCGTGCGCGAGTTCGACGACACCCCGGACGACTTCGGCCGGATCGCGGCGACCACCGCCAAGCAGGTGATCCTGCAGCGGTTGCGCGACGCCGAGGAGGAGATCACGTTCGGCGAGTTCGCCGGCCGTGAGGGCGAGATCGTCGCCGGTGTGGTCCAGCAGGGCAAGGACAACCGCAACGTCCTGGTGGACCTGGGTCGCATCGAGGCGATCCTGCCGCCCCAGGAGCAGGTGCCGGGCGAGCGGTACGCACACGGCATGCGCCTGCGCTGCTATGTCGTACAGGTGCGGCGTGGGCCCAAGGGGCCGTCCATCACGCTCTCGCGCACCCACCCCAACCTGGTGCGGAGGCTGTTCGCGCTGGAGGTCCCGGAGATCGCCGACGGCAGCGTCGAGATCGCCGCGATCGCCCGCGAGGCCGGCCACCGCTCCAAGATCGCCGTCTACTCCACGCGCGCCGGGCTCAACCCCAAGGGCGCGTGCATCGGGCCGATGGGCGCGCGCGTGCGCGCCGTGATGGCCGAGTTGAACGGCGAGAAGATCGACATCGTCGACTGGTCGGACGACCCCGCGCGGATGGTGGCCAACGCGCTGTCGCCGGCGCGGGTGAGCAAGGTCGAGATCGTGGACCTCGCCGCGCGCTCCGCCCGGGTGACGGTGCCCGACTACCAGCTCTCGCTGGCGATCGGCAAGGAAGGGCAGAATGCCCGACTTGCCGCGCGATTGACCGGATGGCGCATCGACATCCGGCCGGACACCGAGACCACCGATTCGGACGATCGCACCCGGTCGACCGAACCAGGTCGCGGTGAGGAGCGGTAG